AAATCCGGCTCTTGACAAACGACAGAGGATACATTATAAGAAGCATACTTCCGAATTTGTTCTATATATCGAACAATCCCTATATCCCATCTTGGGGGTAGGCTTGAGTCCAGCCGGAAAGCCCCGGAGTCTTTCTCAAGGGGAAGGGCCGATCGCTGTGACGGGGGGTCGATGGGCGGAAAGGAAGACAGGAAAGATTCTCCCAGGGAGGTCGTGGCCAGCAAGGCTTCCGCGATCGAGATAAGGGGCCTGACAAAGGAGTTCGGCAGTGTAGTTGCTGTGGCCAACATTTCTCTGGAGATCAAAGAGGGTGAGTTCATTACCCTCCTGGGGCCGAGCGGATCGGGAAAGACTACGACACTGATGATGATCGCAGGATTTCTCTTTCCGACCGCCGGGGACATAAGGATCGGCACCGAGTCGATCCTCTCCAGGCCCGTCCATAAGCGAAATCTCGGGATCGTCTTTCAGAACTACTCTCTCTTCCCCCACATGACCGTATACGACAATATCGCTTTTCCCCTGAAGATGAGGAGGCTGGCTCCAGGAGATATCGAGCGACGTGTCAAGGGTTTTCTGGAACTGGTAAAACTCTCAGGTTTTGAAGAACGCTACCCCAAACAGCTTAGCGGCGGACAACAGCAGCGTGTGGCCTTGGCACGGGCCCTGGTCTTTGATCCGCCCATTGTGCTCATGGACGAACCCCTGGGGGCGCTGGACAAGAATCTGAGAGAGGCCATGCAACTGGAGATCAAGGACATCCAGGAACGCCTCAGGATTACGACCATCTATGTGACTCACGACCAGAGTGAGGCGCTTACCATGAGTGATCGAATCGTTGTCATGAACAACGGGAGCATAGAGCAGGTGGGATCGGCCGAAGAACTCTACGAAAGCCCCGCCAACCGATTCGTGGCAGGCTTCATCGGAGAGTCGAACTTTCTGGAGGGGCAGGTAACGGGTCGGGATGGAGACTCCCTGGAGGTCACCTCGGATAGGGGGATCACGTTCAATACCGTTGCCAGAGGGTTTGAGGCCGGGATGGGGAAGAGGGTCTGCACGGTTCTGAGGCCGGAAAAGCTGACCTTTCTCGCCGGGGGTGAAACCCCTAGAGGCTGGAACATGGTCGAGGGAATCATAGAAGAGGAGATCTATCTGGGCGAGATCCGTCGATACAAGGTCAAGACGGTCGAAGGTCAGGTCCTGTCACTGAAGATCTCCAACATGACAGGGATCGAGCACCACCGCAGGGGCGACAGGGTGAGGGTCGGATGGCGCTGGACTGACGGAATCGTCGTGGAGTAGTTGGGGCCATGAACGGCAATGAACAGGAGTGTGTGGCTGTCGGAGAGAGGGGGCTTGACGAGATGATTGACTTCTGGGATGTGGTGGAACGTTGCGATAAGGGCCAGAGGATGAAGGAGTCCGACTACGATCTTCTTCTCTGGCAGAAGGTTTCAGACCTCATAAAGCGGTACGATATCCATTTTGATCGGGATCGAATAGTTCCGAGCGATGACGGGCTCGCCGACAGGGCTTTTGAGGCAGCCATGGATCTCTTCGTCGACCTCGGCTTCTATTGCCTCGATACGGGGAGAGTGGCCCGATTCAGCCGGGAGGAGGTGGAAGAGGTTCTGAGCAATGCCCCGGATTACTATGTCTGGGGTGAAGGTAAGGACCAGAGGGTTTCCAGGGCAAGGAAAGTGGAGGACGGTCGTGATCCCTCCTGCACTTTTTCCGCATTGGGTGTCCCGGTGCCGGAAGAGCTCTTTGTCAAGGTCTGCCAGAGTCTGGCCATGGAACCCCTGGCCGACAGCTTCTGTGGCCCTTCCCTGCTCTCTTCCTTCCGGGGGATTCCCATCAGGGCGGGACATCCTATCGAGGTGGCAGCCGCCATCTGGGACGTCTCCAAGAGGCGTGAGGCGGCACGGCTGGCAGGGAGACCCGGGCTCGGCATATACGCCCTTATCTCCTGTGCGGAGAGTACGGCCGCCATTCTTGCGGCTGCTCGGCGGGAGTTCGGGGCCCTGAGAGGCGATGTCACTCAGAACGGGGTCATCGCAGAGCTCAAGGTCGATTTCGCGAGAATGAACAAGGTTCCCTTTCAACTGGAAATCGGTGCCGGCATTGCAGGCCTCTATGGTCCGCTGATGGGCGGATACGCAGGTGGACCCGAGGGAACGATGGTGACCCTGATCGCCCATTTCTTCCTGGGGTTGCTCGCCTTCAGAGCGGACTACCATATACCCTTTCCCATCGACATCCACCAGGTGTGCAACACCAGCGCCGGGATGCTCTGGCTGGTCAGCGTCTATTGCCAGGCGATCGCCAGGAACACCCATCTTGTCAACCTCTCTGTGGCCATGGCCGCTGCCGGCCCGGCGACGGACATGCTCTTTTATGAGATGGCCGCCCACGCCCTTGTTTCCACGGTTTCCGGAGGTAACCTCGTGCTGGGAGGAATCGCCAGGGACAAGTACCCGGAGCGGGTCTCCTCATTGGAGATAAGAACGGGTGCCGAGGTGGGGCACATAGCGGCACGAATGGGCATGTCCAGGGATCAGGCCAACCGGATCGTGAAAGACCTCTTGTCCAGATACGAGAAGGAAATACCCCGGGCCCCTCTGGGCAAGAAGTTCGGGGAGATCTACGACCTGGAGCGGGTCAGACCGACCGAGGAGTACCAGGAGATTTACGAGAGAATAAGGAAGGAGTTGGTGGAACTGGGGTTGGATTACTCTCTGTTGTGATCCGGCGGCTGAAGGGGCTGCAAGGAAAGGGGGTGAGAGACAAGAGGAGCGACTCCTTAATAGATCTGTAGGAGAAAGGAGGATGAAATGAAGAGAGATGCGAGAAAGTGGGTTGTTTGTCTTTTCGTGGCTGGGGTCTTCCTGGTTGCGGGATCTGCCTATGGGGCGGCCAAGCAGATCGTCCTCTCATCGTGGGGGGGAACCTACGAGAAGAACGTGATCAAAGCCATGGTAGAACCTTTTGAAAAGGAGACGGGCATCAAGGTGGTCGTGACGTCCTATCCCAATTTCGCAAAAATAAAGGCCATGGTGGATACGGGGAATATCGAGTGGGACGTGGTTGACATCGAGGACAGGATGCTGCGGCGGGGGCTGAAGGCAGGCCTTTTCGAACCTCTCGACTACTCGGTGATCGACAAGACCGACTTACTCCCAGGGGCGGTTCATCCCTATGCAGTGGGCATAGAGTTCTGGGCAGGGGCTCTGGCATACAGCACCGAGAAGTACCCTGGAGACAACCACCCGAGGAACTGGGCGGATTTCTGGAATGTGAAGAAGTTCCCAGGCGCACGGGCCCTTTTCAACGGTCCCTACGACATGCTTGAGATAGCCCTGCTGGCCGACGGGGTGCCCATGGACAAGCTCTATCCCCTGGACGTGGACAGGGCTTTCCGGAGCCTGGACAGAATCAAGAAGTACGTCACGGTCTGGTGGAAGAAAGGCGCCCAGCCGGCACAGCTCTTGACCGACGGCGAAGTGGACATGACCTATGCCTACAGCGGGCGGATAGCAAACATCATAAAGGACGGGGCCCCGGCAGGCCTCAGCTTCGACCAGGCGAGCGTGAATATCGAATGGCTCGTGATTACCAAGGGCACCAAGAAGGTCAAGGAAGCCATGAAGTTCCTGGCCTTCTGCACAAGGCCGAAGCCGCAGGCCATGTTCAATGCGGCCATGCAGTACGGTCCCATCAACAGGAGGGCCTTCGACTATATCAAGCCGGAGGTGGCGGCCCTGCTTCCCACGGCTCCCCAGTACGAGGGGATGACCTGGATACCCGATGCGGAGTGGTGGGCGGATCGAGCCGAGGAACTCCAGCAGAGATGGGAGAGCTGGCTTCTCAAGTAGGTCGTGAGTAGAGAGGCAACCCTTCGGGCAGTTTCCCTCCGGCCGTCTGCCGGATGCTGCCCGAAGAGAGCCTCCTGGAGGTCGAAACCGGTGTTGTCTCTTTCTGATCGGCCAGAGCCCTCGGGCCCGGCAGGCAGGTGATCTAACGGATGGGGACTTCAAGAGAGCCGACGCAATACGGATGGGCCTTTCTGTTGCCGAGTGTCATTCTCCTCGGCCTGGTCTTTTTCTATCCGATCGTCGTTTTTCTTTCAAAGACCTTTCTCGATCCTGGTCCTACCCTGAAGAACGTTATCGATCTTTTTCGCACAGACGTCTATCTCAAGGTGCTCTGGATCACCTTCAGGATAAGTTTTACGGTGACCGTGGTCTGCGTTCTCTTGGGTTATCCTATTGCCTACCTTCTCTGTGAGGTTTCGGAGGGAACTCGAAATCTCTTGATGATCATGGTCATTATTCCTTTCTGGACCAGCCTCCTGGTCAGGACCTATGCCTGGATGGTCCTGCTGGGGAGGCGCGGGGTGTTCAACAGTATACTCATGAGTCTCGGGATTCTGCACTCCCCGGCTAGGTTGCTCCATAACTCTTTTGCCGTCAACGTGGGAATGATACAGATGATGACCCCCTTTATGGTCTTGGCCATGTACAGCGTCATGAAAGGAATCGATCGCGGACTGCCCAGGGCTGCCGAAAGCCTCGGAGCCAATAAATTCCAGGCCTTTATTCGTGTTTTTCTACCTCTCAGCCTACCTGGAGTGGGCGCGGGCTCGCTCCTGGTTTTCATATACTCCCTCGGTTTTTTCATTACACCGGCTCTTCTCGGGGGAAGAAAGAGCATCATGATCTCGATGGTAATCGAGCAGCAAGTCAGCACCCTTCTAAGGTGGGGGTTTGCATCGGCTCTGGCCCTGTTGCTCCTCGCGGCAACACTGGTTTTTTTTCTGATATACAGTCGATTTTTCAAGATCGAGCAACTCTGAGGGTGCGGAGGCTCGAAAGGGCTCAGGCCATGATGGGTAGTGCAACAGGAAGGCATCGATTCTTACCGGGGAAGTGGGTCTTCTACTTTCTCTGCGCTTCGATCTTCACTTTTTTGGTCCTCCCTGTCTTCGTGATCATCCCCATATCCTTCAGTGCGGCGAAATTCCTCCAGTTCCCCCCGAGAAGCTTCTCTCTCCAGTGGTATGCTGACTACTTCGGGAGCCGAAACTGGATCTACGCAACCATAAAGAGTTTCCAGGTGGGTATCCTGACAATGATCGTGGCCACGGTTCTCGGAACGCTTGCCTCCTTTGCCATCGTCCGGGGTGATTTCAGGGGCAAGAGGTTGGTCTATGGGCTGCTTTTGTCTCCTCTTATCATTCCCGTCATCATAACCTCGGTAGCCGCCTATTATTTCTTCGCGAGACTTCACCTTGTCGGAACCGTTTGGGCCCTGGTTCTTGCCCACACCGCGCTGGCCATTCCCTTTGTGGTGGTGAATGTGACGGCTACGCTCCAGGGCTTCGATATCACCCTTGAGCGGGCCGCGCTCAGCCTGGGCGCCAACCGGTTGGTCACCTTCATCAAGGTCACCTTCCCATTGATATGGCCGGGCATCGTGAGCGGGTCCCTCTTTGCCTTTATCACCTCCTTTGACGAGGTGGTCGTTGCCATGTTCTTGTGCGGAAGCAAGCCGACCTTGCCCAAACAGATGTGGGACGGCATTCGGATAGCTATAAACCCGACGATCTCTGCGGTGGCCTCGCTCCTCATAGCCTTCTCCGTCTTGCTTTTGCTGTCGCTCCACTTCCTGACGAGGCGGACCGAGAGGATAAGGGGGGCAGGATAGCCGGTCCGGGACCCGTGATGTGCGGCATGCGGACGTGGTCGACGGGTGGAAACGGAATGGAGAGATGAAGATTGGCGAGAAGGTGAAAGCTCTGCGCAGGGAGAGGCGAACGACCCTCAATGAACTATCCCAGAGGTCAGGGGTTTCCAAGAGTCTCCTGAGTCAGATAGAGAGGAATATCTCGGTACCTACCGTGACGACCCTCCAGAGGATAGCCGATGCCTTCGGCATTCCCATATCGAGAATGTTTGCTGAGAACGACACCGACGCCTCTGCGGCGTCCATAAACAGAAACGACGTGAATTCGGGTGGAGTCATGGTCGTTCGTCAGGGGCGCCGGAAGAAGCTGATCATGCCCTGGGGGGCCAACTATGAGATGCTGTGCCCGGATCTGCAGCACAGGATCGAGTTCATCTATCTTCGCTATCCGGTGGGTGCAAAGGCGGAGGAATCCTATTCGCACAAGGGCGAAGAATGCGGGATCGTGTTGGAGGGTAGATACAAGGGTACGATCGGCGGCAAGGAGATTATCCTGGAAGCAGGAGACAGTATCTACTACGACAGCTCGATTCCCCACCGGTGGGAAAACGTGGGCGATACAGAGGTGAGGGCGATCTGGGCGATTACACCTCCCTCTTTTTGATTCGGGAATCGAAGGTCCGGCGGTACCTGTGTTGGTGTTGCTCTAAAGTCGAAGAGGAAATCCTGTTTGAACGAAAAGCGAGAAGGAGGCACTATGATGAAGGGCTTTACGGGAAAGCTGGTGGGATCGACGTATCCCATCACGGATGACGAGTGCAAGATGATCCATGCGGCAGCCGTACGTGTGCTGGAAGAGGGGGGGATGCGCTGCGACGATCCCAGGGCCGCAAAGATGTTCGAGAAGGTGGGCTGCAAGCTGGAGCAGGGCGGGAAGATGGTCAAGATCCCTGAAAAGGTGGTGATGAAAGCCTTTGAAACCTGCCCGAGCCAGTTCACCATCTACGGCCGGAATCCCCAAAATGACGTGGTCATAGGCAACGGTGAGGTGCACTTCGCGACAGTCACCGGGCGCTACCTCCGGGATATCCGGACCGGGGAGAGGCGAAAGGCCACCCGCAAGGATGCGGTGGAGGGGGCTCTGATGGCGGACGCCCTTGAGAACGTCCACGGCCTCTACAAGTCGGTCATGTGGCTCTTTGACGAGCCCAAGATATGCAACTCCCAGATGCTGGTGGGGGAGATGCTGAAAAACACCGAAAAAGGGATGACATGGGTCTACAATACCGGAGCAGAGCATGAGGTCTCGGATCTGATCAGGCTCTGGGAGATCGCTGCTGGCGGGGCCGACCAGCTGAAGAAGAAACCCCACGTTCTCGGCCATGTAATCATCAACCCTCCCCGGGTTGTGGACGTGAATTACACAGACTGGCTTATAGGATTCTGTGATGCCGGTATTCCGGTGACGGTTTACAGCGCTCTCATGGGTGGGGCTACCGGCCCCGCCACCCTGGCCGGGATGCTGGTTCAGGCTGTGGCGGAGACCCTCTCCTTGGTCGTCCAGGTTCAGGCTTACCGGCCCGGCCACCCTCTGTGTTTCTGCAGCTTCAATCCATCCATGGACATGCGGACAGGCCTCTGGTCCTTTGGGAATCCCGAATACGGGACCGTGGGGGGCGGGATCGCCGCAATGGCGAAGTACTACGGGGTGCCCTGCGTGGGTTTCACCATCAACGACTCGTGCGAGGCTGACGAACAGGCGGCCTATGAGAGCGCCCTCAAGAACTACAACTATGCCTTGAGTGGAATCAGTCTGATTTGGGACATAGGCGGGATGGCCGGGTTCAATTTCGTGGACTGGGCCCATATGTGCATAGACAACGAGGTGGTCTCCTTCATCGGCCAGTATCTCAAGGGCATCAGGGTGGATGAGGAGAGGATGGCCGTGGATGAGATTCTCAAGGTGGGCCCCCTGCCTGGCAGCTACCTCAAAGAACCCCATACCCGGAAATGGTACAGGGAGGAGTTTCTGATTCCCGAGCTCAGCAACAGGGATTTCTTTGAGACCTGGGAGCGGGGGCACACCGAGCTGCTGGAGAAGGCCAGGCAGAAGGCTCTCGAGATTCTCGACACCCACCGGTCTCCGGTGCCCGTGGAGGTGAGAAAGGAGATCGACGATTATCTCGATTTCGTCAAGAAGCGGGATGTGGGAAACTCGGACAATCCACCAGAATAGCGATATGACCGACGGACTCCCGAGAAGGGGAGTTGCGTACCAGGAGGACTGAAATGGCTGAAGCAGTGGGAAAGGAGTATTTCGACAGACTCGCCGAAACGATTGTGAATGGAGAGAAGGACGAATGTATCCGCCTGGTCAACGAGGGCCTGGCCAAGGGGATGGATCCCATCGAGGCGATCGAGAAGGGTCTTGGAAAGGGGATCATCCAGGTTGGAGACGATTTTGGCGAAGGCCGGGTCTTTCTCCCGGAGCTGATCATGGCGGCGGATGTCATGAAGGAGGGCGTGGCCATTCTGGACGAAAGGATCAAGGCCCAGGGGGGCGTGAGAAAGAGCCTCGGCAAGATCGTTATGGGAACAGTGAAGGGAGATATCCACGATATCGGCAAATCCGTGGTTGCTGCGGTTCTTCAGGCCAACGGATACGATGTGATAGACCTGGGCATCGATGTGGATGAGGGGACCTTTGTCAAGGCCGCCAGGGAGCATGATGCCGACTGTGTGGGCATGTCGAGCCTTCTCACCCTGGCCATTCAGGAGATGGGCACGGTGATAGAGAAACTCAAAGAGGAGGGGCTCCGTGACAGAGTCAAGGTGATTGTCGGTGGATGCCCTGTGACCCAGGAATTTGCCGATGAGATCGGGGCCGATGCCGTGGGATTCGATGCAGCAGATGCGGTGAGGAAGATGGAGGCCCTTCTCGGAGGGAAATAGATGAGACCGGAAGTTAAGATCTCAGGGGGGGCCTAGGCCTCCCTGGGGAAGGGGAAGATCGCTATGACAGAGGTACTATATTTCGGGCCGAGAGGCGTGAGAGAGGCGATCGAGGTCATGGGCAAGTGGAAGGGACGTGCCCGGCTGATCGCCGGCGGAACTAATCTCATACCGGACATGCGTTCGGGCAAGGTGGAGCCGGAGGCCATTGTCGATTTGAGCGGGTTGGACGGTGACCTCAGAATCATGGGTGAAGAGGACGGCCGGGTGAGAATCGGTGCCCTCGTTACCATATCGGAGATCGCCTCATCCGGGTTCATTCGGCTCGTAAGCCCGATACTCTCATCGGCTGCCCGCCGACTGGGCAACCCCCTGACCCGCAATCGTGCAACCATCGGGGGCAATCTGGCCGACGCCTCGCCTGCTGCCGACACGGCACCTCCCCTGCTGGCCCTGGGGGCTTCGGTTCGCACAGAGGGCGGGAGGTCAAAGGGGAGAGAGATCCCTCTGGACCGTTTTTTTCTTGGACCGCGCAAGACCGCGTTGGATGAGGATGAGCTGATCACGGAGATCTCTTTTCCCAAGCCGGAAGACCCCGGCAGGGGGAGTTTCATAAAGCTGGGTCTCAGAAACGCCATGGCCATATCAGTGGCGAGTGTGGCCGTGATGATGGAGATGGACGGCAATGTCTGCCGGAGGGCCCGTGTGGCCCTGGGAGCCGTGGCACCTACGCCGATTCGGGCCTCTCGAGTGGAGGAACTGCTTTCGGGCAAGAA
This genomic interval from Deltaproteobacteria bacterium contains the following:
- a CDS encoding ABC transporter permease encodes the protein MMGSATGRHRFLPGKWVFYFLCASIFTFLVLPVFVIIPISFSAAKFLQFPPRSFSLQWYADYFGSRNWIYATIKSFQVGILTMIVATVLGTLASFAIVRGDFRGKRLVYGLLLSPLIIPVIITSVAAYYFFARLHLVGTVWALVLAHTALAIPFVVVNVTATLQGFDITLERAALSLGANRLVTFIKVTFPLIWPGIVSGSLFAFITSFDEVVVAMFLCGSKPTLPKQMWDGIRIAINPTISAVASLLIAFSVLLLLSLHFLTRRTERIRGAG
- a CDS encoding xanthine dehydrogenase family protein subunit M, with amino-acid sequence MTEVLYFGPRGVREAIEVMGKWKGRARLIAGGTNLIPDMRSGKVEPEAIVDLSGLDGDLRIMGEEDGRVRIGALVTISEIASSGFIRLVSPILSSAARRLGNPLTRNRATIGGNLADASPAADTAPPLLALGASVRTEGGRSKGREIPLDRFFLGPRKTALDEDELITEISFPKPEDPGRGSFIKLGLRNAMAISVASVAVMMEMDGNVCRRARVALGAVAPTPIRASRVEELLSGKKVDTEVINRCSELAKEEISPISDIRASARYREMVVSVLIKRAIEQALLQGGRGDENLSD
- a CDS encoding trimethylamine methyltransferase family protein → MMKGFTGKLVGSTYPITDDECKMIHAAAVRVLEEGGMRCDDPRAAKMFEKVGCKLEQGGKMVKIPEKVVMKAFETCPSQFTIYGRNPQNDVVIGNGEVHFATVTGRYLRDIRTGERRKATRKDAVEGALMADALENVHGLYKSVMWLFDEPKICNSQMLVGEMLKNTEKGMTWVYNTGAEHEVSDLIRLWEIAAGGADQLKKKPHVLGHVIINPPRVVDVNYTDWLIGFCDAGIPVTVYSALMGGATGPATLAGMLVQAVAETLSLVVQVQAYRPGHPLCFCSFNPSMDMRTGLWSFGNPEYGTVGGGIAAMAKYYGVPCVGFTINDSCEADEQAAYESALKNYNYALSGISLIWDIGGMAGFNFVDWAHMCIDNEVVSFIGQYLKGIRVDEERMAVDEILKVGPLPGSYLKEPHTRKWYREEFLIPELSNRDFFETWERGHTELLEKARQKALEILDTHRSPVPVEVRKEIDDYLDFVKKRDVGNSDNPPE
- a CDS encoding ABC transporter ATP-binding protein; this encodes MGGKEDRKDSPREVVASKASAIEIRGLTKEFGSVVAVANISLEIKEGEFITLLGPSGSGKTTTLMMIAGFLFPTAGDIRIGTESILSRPVHKRNLGIVFQNYSLFPHMTVYDNIAFPLKMRRLAPGDIERRVKGFLELVKLSGFEERYPKQLSGGQQQRVALARALVFDPPIVLMDEPLGALDKNLREAMQLEIKDIQERLRITTIYVTHDQSEALTMSDRIVVMNNGSIEQVGSAEELYESPANRFVAGFIGESNFLEGQVTGRDGDSLEVTSDRGITFNTVARGFEAGMGKRVCTVLRPEKLTFLAGGETPRGWNMVEGIIEEEIYLGEIRRYKVKTVEGQVLSLKISNMTGIEHHRRGDRVRVGWRWTDGIVVE
- a CDS encoding ABC transporter permease; translation: MGTSREPTQYGWAFLLPSVILLGLVFFYPIVVFLSKTFLDPGPTLKNVIDLFRTDVYLKVLWITFRISFTVTVVCVLLGYPIAYLLCEVSEGTRNLLMIMVIIPFWTSLLVRTYAWMVLLGRRGVFNSILMSLGILHSPARLLHNSFAVNVGMIQMMTPFMVLAMYSVMKGIDRGLPRAAESLGANKFQAFIRVFLPLSLPGVGAGSLLVFIYSLGFFITPALLGGRKSIMISMVIEQQVSTLLRWGFASALALLLLAATLVFFLIYSRFFKIEQL
- a CDS encoding cupin domain-containing protein, with translation MKIGEKVKALRRERRTTLNELSQRSGVSKSLLSQIERNISVPTVTTLQRIADAFGIPISRMFAENDTDASAASINRNDVNSGGVMVVRQGRRKKLIMPWGANYEMLCPDLQHRIEFIYLRYPVGAKAEESYSHKGEECGIVLEGRYKGTIGGKEIILEAGDSIYYDSSIPHRWENVGDTEVRAIWAITPPSF
- a CDS encoding ABC transporter substrate-binding protein; the encoded protein is MKRDARKWVVCLFVAGVFLVAGSAYGAAKQIVLSSWGGTYEKNVIKAMVEPFEKETGIKVVVTSYPNFAKIKAMVDTGNIEWDVVDIEDRMLRRGLKAGLFEPLDYSVIDKTDLLPGAVHPYAVGIEFWAGALAYSTEKYPGDNHPRNWADFWNVKKFPGARALFNGPYDMLEIALLADGVPMDKLYPLDVDRAFRSLDRIKKYVTVWWKKGAQPAQLLTDGEVDMTYAYSGRIANIIKDGAPAGLSFDQASVNIEWLVITKGTKKVKEAMKFLAFCTRPKPQAMFNAAMQYGPINRRAFDYIKPEVAALLPTAPQYEGMTWIPDAEWWADRAEELQQRWESWLLK
- a CDS encoding corrinoid protein — its product is MAEAVGKEYFDRLAETIVNGEKDECIRLVNEGLAKGMDPIEAIEKGLGKGIIQVGDDFGEGRVFLPELIMAADVMKEGVAILDERIKAQGGVRKSLGKIVMGTVKGDIHDIGKSVVAAVLQANGYDVIDLGIDVDEGTFVKAAREHDADCVGMSSLLTLAIQEMGTVIEKLKEEGLRDRVKVIVGGCPVTQEFADEIGADAVGFDAADAVRKMEALLGGK
- a CDS encoding monomethylamine:corrinoid methyltransferase, with protein sequence MNGNEQECVAVGERGLDEMIDFWDVVERCDKGQRMKESDYDLLLWQKVSDLIKRYDIHFDRDRIVPSDDGLADRAFEAAMDLFVDLGFYCLDTGRVARFSREEVEEVLSNAPDYYVWGEGKDQRVSRARKVEDGRDPSCTFSALGVPVPEELFVKVCQSLAMEPLADSFCGPSLLSSFRGIPIRAGHPIEVAAAIWDVSKRREAARLAGRPGLGIYALISCAESTAAILAAARREFGALRGDVTQNGVIAELKVDFARMNKVPFQLEIGAGIAGLYGPLMGGYAGGPEGTMVTLIAHFFLGLLAFRADYHIPFPIDIHQVCNTSAGMLWLVSVYCQAIARNTHLVNLSVAMAAAGPATDMLFYEMAAHALVSTVSGGNLVLGGIARDKYPERVSSLEIRTGAEVGHIAARMGMSRDQANRIVKDLLSRYEKEIPRAPLGKKFGEIYDLERVRPTEEYQEIYERIRKELVELGLDYSLL